A segment of the Alkalispirillum mobile genome:
TTGAAGGTCAACCAGATGCCGGAGATGATCTGGATGACCAGCACCAACAGGGCCAGCGACCCGAAGAAGTACCAAAAGTTGAAGTTTTTCGGAGCATAGTATTCGCTCAGGTGCTCCCGCCACATCTGGGTGAGCGGAAAGCGGGCGTCGACCCACCCCAAGAGCCCACCCTGAGCTTTTTCTGTGTTGTAGCTCATCAGGCCATGCCCTCCTCGTCCTCGCCGATGAGGATGGTGTCTTCATCGGTGAACTTGTACCGCGGGACCACCAGGTTGGTGCCGGCCGGGACGCCGCGGAAAACGCGACCGGCAATGTCGAACCGGGAAGCGTGGCAGCCGCAGAAGAAACCGCCCCGCCAGTTCGGGTCGAACGGCTGGGCCTCCACCTCGGGGAAGTAGCCCGGCGAGCAACCCAGGTGGGTGCAGACCCCGATGACCACGAAGAACTCGGGGTCGCGGGAGCGGTGCTCGTTGCGCGCGTACTCCGGCTGCTGCTCCACAACCTCGGAGTCAGGATCACGCAAGCGGTCACGAACTTCTTCCAGCTGCGCCAGCTGATCCTCAGTGCGGCGCACCACGAAGACCGGCTGCCCACGCCACTCGACGTTGAGCAACTGGCCCTCACTCAGCTTGGTATGGTCCACCTCCACCGGCGCACCTGCGGCCAGCGCGCGGGCGCTGGGCTGCCAGTACTTGATAAAGGGGGTCACGGTAAACGCCAGACCGACGCCACCCACTACTGTGGCAGCACCCGTGAGGATGCGGCGCCTGCCTTTGTCCACGCCATCCTGTTTCATGGAAGACCTCTGAAACTGTCAGATCGTTAGGAAGCCGCTAGGGTCATCCCGGTGTTGGCCCCGGGGCCATTGTCATTTATTTGGAGTTAACCCTGAATAGGGCGCCCAAAACTTCGGCGCATAAGCATCCAATATACGCCCCGGAAGGTCAAGGTAACTCTTTGGAACTCAACGCCGTGTGCAGGGGTCGAAGCAAGCCTCGGGGCGGGGCCAGGCCCCGGTTTTGCCAGCGATCATGCGACACTATGTCACACAAATTGAATGGGTTTCGGCCCGCTCAGGCCGGGTTGTCTACCTCAATGTAAGTATGTCGCACGCCCAGCTCCCCGGCCAGCGCCTCGCCCAGCGCCTGCACGCCGTATCGCTCCGTCGCGTGATGCCCCGCACAAAGATAGTGTACGCCGAGCTCCCGTGCAGCGTGGGTGGTGCGCTCGGAGATCTCACCGCTGATGAACGTGTCGGCACCGCGCGCCACCACCTGGTGGATGAAATCCTGGCCACCGCCGGTGCACCAGGCGACCCGCTGTACCGGGTGTGAGCCACCCGGGACCACGATCGGCTCGCGGGAGAGCGCCTGCCCCACGCGGGCGGCGAAGTCCTGCAGCCGCTCCGGAACGGCCAGCGCGGTCTCCCTGCCCAAGCCCTCCAGGCCAGCCAGGGGAAACCCCGAGGCGGCCGGCAGACGAAGCACTTCGCCCAGGCGGGCGTTGTTGCCCAGTCGCGGGTGGACGTCCAGGGGCAGATGATAGGCCAGCAGACTGACATTGGCGCGCATCAGGCGGGCAACGCGCCTGCCCTTCATGCCGACCAGGGGCGCGGGCTCCCCTTTCCAGAAGTAGCCATGATGGACCAGCACGGCATCGGCCCCGGCCTCGATCGCCTGCTCGAGAAACGCCTGGCTGGCCGTCACG
Coding sequences within it:
- the petA gene encoding ubiquinol-cytochrome c reductase iron-sulfur subunit, which translates into the protein MKQDGVDKGRRRILTGAATVVGGVGLAFTVTPFIKYWQPSARALAAGAPVEVDHTKLSEGQLLNVEWRGQPVFVVRRTEDQLAQLEEVRDRLRDPDSEVVEQQPEYARNEHRSRDPEFFVVIGVCTHLGCSPGYFPEVEAQPFDPNWRGGFFCGCHASRFDIAGRVFRGVPAGTNLVVPRYKFTDEDTILIGEDEEGMA
- a CDS encoding Nif3-like dinuclear metal center hexameric protein → MVSLRALTECIDGWLQPTLVTDYAPNGLQVEGRSEVAHLVTGVTASQAFLEQAIEAGADAVLVHHGYFWKGEPAPLVGMKGRRVARLMRANVSLLAYHLPLDVHPRLGNNARLGEVLRLPAASGFPLAGLEGLGRETALAVPERLQDFAARVGQALSREPIVVPGGSHPVQRVAWCTGGGQDFIHQVVARGADTFISGEISERTTHAARELGVHYLCAGHHATERYGVQALGEALAGELGVRHTYIEVDNPA